One stretch of Terriglobia bacterium DNA includes these proteins:
- a CDS encoding isoaspartyl peptidase/L-asparaginase yields MDNVNRRDFMKSIAAAGALAGVPAQAAEPDSGEPVFLATWKHGLPAVNRAAEVFHQGGSLLDAIEKGINIPEEDPEVTSVGYGGLPNAEGIVELDAGIMDGTRHRAGAVCGLRGVKTPISVARLVLEKTSHTTIGGIGLQEFARNMGYHPEQLLTPNSLKAWMEWKADPHHQTFWLNPEHHDTIGVVATDGKGHLVAGCSTSGLAWKIPGRVADSPLVGCGYYADDRAGGASATGDGDLMSNYCTSVSIVQMMGRGASPQEACEDLLRDMVKAESRNKEAACAVIAMNTRGEVGAASMNAQFHLQYALWKSGQGQMLESKDVF; encoded by the coding sequence ATGGACAACGTTAATCGCAGGGACTTTATGAAATCCATCGCAGCAGCCGGGGCCCTGGCCGGGGTTCCGGCGCAAGCGGCCGAGCCGGATAGTGGAGAACCCGTCTTTCTTGCAACCTGGAAACACGGGCTGCCGGCGGTGAATCGCGCGGCCGAAGTCTTCCACCAGGGCGGGAGCCTGCTGGACGCCATCGAAAAGGGGATTAATATTCCCGAAGAGGACCCGGAGGTGACGAGCGTTGGTTATGGCGGTCTGCCCAACGCCGAGGGTATTGTGGAGCTGGACGCTGGCATTATGGACGGTACCCGTCACCGCGCGGGCGCCGTCTGTGGCTTGCGAGGGGTCAAGACCCCGATCTCAGTGGCCCGCCTGGTCCTCGAAAAAACCAGCCATACGACCATTGGCGGAATCGGCCTCCAGGAGTTTGCCCGGAACATGGGTTACCACCCTGAACAATTGCTGACGCCAAACAGCCTCAAGGCGTGGATGGAGTGGAAAGCCGATCCTCACCACCAGACCTTCTGGCTGAATCCTGAACATCATGACACGATTGGCGTGGTGGCGACGGACGGCAAGGGCCACCTCGTGGCCGGATGTTCCACTTCCGGACTGGCATGGAAAATTCCCGGCCGCGTCGCCGACTCTCCCCTTGTGGGCTGTGGATATTACGCCGACGACCGCGCCGGTGGAGCTTCTGCCACCGGTGATGGCGACCTGATGAGCAATTACTGCACCAGCGTCTCGATTGTACAGATGATGGGACGCGGCGCGTCTCCGCAGGAGGCCTGCGAGGACCTGCTTCGGGACATGGTCAAAGCAGAGTCCAGAAACAAAGAGGCGGCCTGCGCGGTCATCGCCATGAACACCCGCGGAGAGGTCGGCGCCGCTTCAATGAACGCCCAGTTCCATCTGCAATACGCGCTCTGGAAATCTGGCCAGGGCCAGATGCTGGAGTCCAAAGACGTTTTCTGA
- a CDS encoding hydantoinase B/oxoprolinase family protein: MRADPAELEIFKNLFHSVAEEMGAALRRSAFSPNIKERRDYSCAVFDGRGDVVAMGDHMPVHLGSMPRSVAAAIESLPLSRGDIAVLNDPFAGGTHLPDLTCVMPVFAAGQAKATPIFYVANRAHHSDVGGAQPASMGLSEEIYQEGLRIPPVLLTRGGTLQRDVLAILLANVRTPTERQGDLTAQIAACKLGEQRLLELAHKYGARKINFYLAALQRYSARLMRNALSQIPDGVYAAEDFLDDDGYSARPVRLKVRVEIRGDHATVDFTGSAPQRRGAINAVLTITTSAVFYVFRCLLGEQVPACAGLLEPIEVVAPAGSVVNARPPAAVAGGNVETSQRIVDVLLRAMARALPHRIPAASSGTMNNLSFGGTDPLTGEPFAYYETIAGGMGARPSADGLSGIHTHMTNSLNTPVEALESHFPVRVLRTSLRHGSGGHGKFYGGDGIIREIEFLTEVRCSILSDRRRFPPYGLAGGQPGKPGKNTLAAKGTTRRLPSKTVITAPPGSVLKIETPGGGGWGKFSAGKVRNNGSRNS; the protein is encoded by the coding sequence ATGCGAGCTGATCCGGCAGAACTCGAAATCTTTAAGAACCTCTTCCACTCCGTGGCGGAAGAGATGGGCGCTGCCTTACGCCGTTCGGCTTTTTCTCCCAATATCAAAGAGCGCCGTGACTATTCCTGCGCGGTGTTTGACGGCCGCGGCGACGTCGTGGCTATGGGAGACCACATGCCCGTCCATCTGGGCTCCATGCCCAGGTCCGTGGCCGCGGCCATCGAGAGCCTACCCCTCTCCCGCGGTGACATTGCCGTGCTCAATGATCCTTTTGCCGGAGGCACTCATCTTCCCGACCTTACATGCGTGATGCCGGTTTTCGCCGCAGGTCAGGCGAAGGCAACCCCGATTTTCTATGTCGCAAATCGGGCCCATCACTCCGACGTGGGAGGAGCGCAGCCTGCCTCAATGGGATTGAGCGAGGAAATCTATCAAGAGGGATTGCGAATCCCTCCGGTGCTTCTGACGCGTGGCGGAACACTCCAGAGGGATGTTCTGGCCATCCTTCTTGCCAACGTGCGCACTCCAACAGAGCGCCAGGGCGATTTAACTGCACAAATCGCCGCCTGCAAGCTGGGAGAACAGCGGCTCCTGGAACTGGCCCATAAATATGGCGCCCGCAAAATTAATTTCTACCTCGCCGCCCTACAGCGATACTCGGCCCGCCTGATGCGGAACGCCCTCAGCCAGATTCCCGATGGCGTCTACGCCGCCGAAGACTTTCTGGACGATGACGGATATTCCGCCCGGCCCGTCCGGTTGAAAGTTCGGGTCGAGATTCGCGGCGACCACGCTACCGTGGACTTCACGGGTTCCGCGCCGCAGCGCCGTGGTGCCATCAATGCTGTTTTGACCATCACCACGTCGGCGGTTTTTTATGTTTTTCGCTGCCTGCTGGGCGAGCAGGTCCCCGCGTGCGCGGGCCTGCTGGAACCAATTGAAGTGGTCGCGCCTGCGGGCAGCGTGGTCAACGCCCGTCCTCCCGCCGCGGTAGCGGGTGGAAATGTTGAGACCTCCCAGCGTATTGTGGACGTTCTGCTCCGCGCCATGGCTCGCGCGCTGCCCCATCGGATTCCGGCGGCAAGTTCGGGTACCATGAACAATCTGTCATTCGGAGGGACCGACCCTCTCACGGGCGAACCCTTTGCCTATTACGAGACCATTGCGGGCGGCATGGGCGCTCGCCCTTCTGCTGACGGCTTGAGCGGCATCCACACTCATATGACGAACTCGCTGAATACGCCGGTGGAGGCCCTTGAATCGCACTTCCCGGTGCGCGTGCTGCGGACCTCGCTTCGGCATGGCTCGGGCGGCCACGGAAAATTCTACGGAGGCGACGGCATCATTCGCGAAATCGAATTTCTTACGGAAGTCCGGTGCAGTATCCTGTCCGATCGCCGCCGGTTTCCACCCTACGGACTGGCCGGCGGACAACCGGGAAAACCTGGAAAGAACACGCTGGCGGCGAAGGGCACGACACGCCGACTGCCCTCAAAAACAGTGATTACCGCTCCTCCCGGAAGTGTCCTGAAGATTGAAACTCCCGGCGGCGGCGGATGGGGCAAATTCTCCGCAGGCAAAGTGCGCAACAACGGATCTCGGAATTCTTAA
- a CDS encoding hydantoinase/oxoprolinase family protein — translation MHVGVDTGGTFTDCVVADVRGVRVVKVFSGSSASRDDASLAIVDGASRLIADTPSTSLDIIHGTTVGTNCLLERRGARVALVTTNGFEDLIEIGRQARSRLYDFDVRRDPPLVPRQKRFGLRERIAPDGSVLARPSMPDLRRLRNRILRSGAESIAVCLLFSYSNPANEMLVVRALRQLNLPLSISHRILPEFREYERLSTTAINAYLMPRTGSYLARLESKAVKKFALKSKTSGPAGGRAGVRVFVMESNGGITTARHAAREPVRTILSGPAGGVAAAVRLAKSFGIRQAISFDMGGTSTDVCLFEGRARITKETTLAGLPVAVPVIDVHSVGAGGGSLARIDAGGALRVGPESAGAMPGPVCYGRGGHRPTVTDANLILGRIDPDNFLGGTFRLDRRATEEAFERFIREENRKSPSAARILKSPRELARGIIAVANASMERVLRVISVERGHDPRDFSLIAFGGAGGLQAADLARSLGVARVIIPQNPGTFSALGILLSDAVKDVSQSLLMPVPIEIARGRSSALRSFCNNVAQRFQQLERAARKEIRRDHFPPGRIQIEKYLEVRYAGQSYELMVPFSRRFPADFKRLHEKTYGYTHGHKPLEVVNLRLRLTLPFAGHHAPRRASRRPNQPVDNALLKEKNVWFGNRFHRTPLYERGRFQAGMRFEGPAVVAEYSSTTVVPPGCRCSVDRDLNLVLTHNAS, via the coding sequence ATGCACGTTGGCGTTGATACAGGGGGAACGTTCACAGACTGCGTTGTCGCAGATGTCCGCGGTGTCAGAGTCGTCAAAGTCTTTTCTGGCTCTTCCGCATCACGGGACGATGCCAGCCTGGCAATTGTGGACGGTGCCAGCCGCCTGATCGCAGACACGCCTTCCACATCCCTCGATATCATCCACGGGACAACGGTCGGAACAAACTGTCTGCTCGAACGGCGCGGAGCGCGGGTGGCGCTGGTCACCACCAACGGATTTGAGGATCTGATTGAGATCGGACGCCAGGCACGCTCCCGCCTTTATGACTTCGACGTACGCCGCGATCCTCCGCTGGTCCCGCGCCAAAAGCGTTTCGGCCTGCGGGAGCGCATTGCACCTGACGGCAGCGTTCTGGCGAGACCCTCCATGCCTGATCTGCGCAGGCTCCGGAACAGAATACTGCGTTCGGGCGCCGAATCCATCGCCGTTTGCCTGCTATTTTCATATTCAAACCCTGCAAACGAGATGCTGGTTGTTCGCGCGCTTCGCCAGCTCAATCTTCCACTCTCGATCTCTCATCGAATCCTGCCGGAATTCCGCGAATACGAGCGGCTCTCAACGACCGCGATCAACGCGTACCTGATGCCCAGGACCGGGTCCTATCTGGCGCGACTGGAAAGCAAGGCCGTTAAGAAGTTTGCTTTAAAATCCAAAACAAGCGGACCGGCCGGCGGGCGCGCGGGCGTCCGTGTTTTTGTGATGGAATCAAACGGTGGCATCACGACAGCACGCCACGCTGCGCGAGAGCCGGTCCGAACGATTTTGTCGGGACCTGCCGGTGGTGTTGCCGCTGCGGTCCGGCTCGCGAAATCCTTTGGAATTCGCCAGGCGATCAGCTTCGATATGGGCGGGACTTCAACCGACGTCTGCCTGTTTGAGGGCCGCGCCCGCATCACCAAGGAAACGACGCTGGCTGGGCTTCCGGTAGCGGTCCCGGTGATTGATGTTCATTCGGTAGGAGCGGGCGGCGGATCGTTGGCCCGCATTGATGCCGGCGGCGCGCTGCGAGTGGGTCCCGAAAGCGCTGGAGCTATGCCCGGGCCGGTCTGCTACGGGCGCGGCGGGCACCGGCCGACCGTCACGGACGCGAATCTCATTCTTGGAAGGATCGATCCAGACAATTTCCTTGGTGGCACTTTCCGCCTGGACCGGCGGGCGACCGAGGAAGCATTTGAGAGATTCATCCGTGAAGAAAACAGGAAGTCCCCGTCTGCAGCGAGAATCCTCAAAAGCCCGCGTGAGCTTGCCCGCGGGATTATTGCTGTGGCCAACGCCAGCATGGAGCGGGTCCTTCGGGTCATTTCTGTCGAGCGCGGCCATGATCCACGCGACTTCTCGCTGATCGCTTTCGGCGGGGCCGGCGGATTGCAGGCCGCGGACCTTGCCCGTTCGCTCGGAGTGGCCAGGGTCATTATTCCCCAGAATCCGGGGACGTTTTCGGCCCTCGGTATTCTGCTGTCAGACGCTGTTAAAGACGTTTCGCAGTCACTTCTGATGCCAGTCCCAATCGAGATTGCGCGGGGACGTTCGAGTGCATTGCGGTCGTTTTGCAACAACGTTGCGCAGCGCTTCCAGCAGCTCGAGCGAGCGGCCCGCAAGGAAATCCGGCGCGACCATTTTCCACCCGGTAGAATACAAATCGAGAAGTACCTTGAGGTACGCTATGCTGGCCAGTCGTATGAGCTGATGGTCCCCTTCTCTCGACGCTTTCCGGCCGATTTCAAAAGACTGCACGAGAAGACGTATGGATACACTCACGGTCACAAGCCGCTGGAGGTTGTCAACCTGCGCTTGCGGTTAACACTCCCATTCGCCGGCCATCACGCTCCCAGGCGTGCCAGTCGGAGACCGAACCAGCCCGTTGACAATGCATTGCTGAAGGAAAAGAATGTCTGGTTCGGCAATCGCTTTCACCGAACTCCACTCTATGAACGGGGTCGGTTTCAGGCCGGCATGCGATTCGAGGGTCCCGCTGTGGTGGCGGAATACAGTTCCACCACTGTTGTACCACCCGGCTGTAGGTGCAGCGTGGATCGCGATCTGAACCTGGTGCTCACTCATAATGCGAGCTGA